In the genome of Eschrichtius robustus isolate mEscRob2 chromosome 2, mEscRob2.pri, whole genome shotgun sequence, the window GACCCTGTTCCCAAATGAGGTCCCATTCTGAGATCCTGGGGGTTAGGACCGCAACAGATGAATTTTGAGGGTACACAATTCAGTGCCTTAAAAAACATGACTGCACAACACTTGGGGATTAGGTAACAGGCACCTCATTTAAGCCTGCAGTCCCCTGTGAAGTAGGGGGTTGTATCTGTTATCTACAGCCGCATAACAAATGACCCCCAAACCTGGCTGCTTGAAACAATGGtaaacatgtattatctcactgTTGCTGAGAGTCAGGAATTGGGGAcggcttagctgggtggttctggttCATGGTCTCGTGAGGTTACAGTCAAGACGTGGTCTAGGGCTGTGGGCTTTTGGGAGTGGATGATCCCCTTCTAAGCTCCCTCGCATGGCTGTTGGTGGGAGGACCAGGAGGTGGGGGTCATTGCGGTCCATTTTAGAGGCCAGAGGAGGGCCCACGCCAAGGCTCCAGATCTTACTCCACCACTAATTAGGGCACTAACTAGCGGCAACACAAggagatggtgtgtgtgtgcttggCCCGTAGTGAATGCTCTTTATTACGATTGTTATAATATAATCCTTGCTTGGGAATATTAGACAGCCATGAAACAGGATGTCTCCAAGAGTATATTGAAAAGACCTTGGGAAAATGCACTTGGCATTGTGTATGGTGAATGAACCGGATTGCAGAATGACACAGGGCAGCATCTCAAAGGGTTTGGGGGATTCGTGTGTGATCTTCCCGGGGATTCCATGGGCACACAGAAGGATCTGTGGACAGACGGCTCCAAGTAGCTTGATGTGTTTCTCCGATGCAGACCCTGTACTCTTTAAACCTGCCCCGCGAGACCTGGGCTGGGGGTACATCATTCTCAAGTGTCTTTCGCCACCCCCAGTCACTCAGCACTGGGGGTTCACAGGCTGTATGTCGGAAATGCTAACATATGGCCTGATCTTGATTTTCTTTCAGAAGTATATATTTCCTCACTGTTTCTTTGAAAGCATCTGAAAGATCTGGAAAGTAACTCTTTTGTGCTAACAGTGGGTTGATTTTGCAGGGAACTTTCTTTCTGTCCTGTGGTTTAACTCTGTGTTAGTCTGCTCGGGCtgttaacaaaataccataggcaGGAGGCCGGAAGTCCATGGCCAGGGTGCTGGCATGGCCGGTTCCTGGTGAAGGCCTCTTCCTGGCCCATGGACGGCCGCCTTCCTGCTGTGTGTTCCCACGGTGGAGAGAGTGATCTCTGGTGTCTTTTATAAGGATAGTAATCCTGtcatgggggccccaccctcatgacctcatttagaCCTGGTCACCTCCAAAGGCCCGCCTCCTAAGACCAtcccactgggggttaggacttcagcatatgaatttggggggacacagacattgGCTCAAGAGCACCTTCTATAACTTTTCActaatattaaaacaataaacatgacTGTCACAGGCTCATCCCATTTTGAGGCCTTGACTCGACTCAGCCATCCCAGGGCTCggaggaggaaactggggctcagagaggggaagcagagggccggaggtcacacagctgcagaGGGGCAGGACCAGGATTAGAACCCACGTGCCGATAAATTAAAATTCTTCTAAAAATTGCTGCTcaacatccccccacccccacctcaccccaaatCTGTTCCCCGCCAGGGAGAGCCCCCAGCTTCGGCAGGAAAGTTCAGTGGATTCTAGGACTGCGTCAGAACCAGGTGAGCAGAGAGTGGTGACTCTGAGCACCCCTCCTCTGATTTTTCTGATCGCAGCCAATGAGGCTGTACCGAGCAGAGCGGGGAAGGCTGGCACGGACCTAAGAGGCCAGGGACAGTTCCCTGGGAAGAagcggggggctgggggctgcattCCAAGGGGCAGGGACACCCCCCAGCAAAGGTTTGGTGGCTGGACCAGTCAGTGTGCTCGGGAAAAACTGGCTGTTCCCTTTCAGACTCCCCGAGGCAAAGGAGCTGTGACATGCACAGCGTGCCCAGCGGTCAGAGCGTGGAGGACCACGGGTATGTGCCCCAGGACAGAGCCCCCCAGCTGAGGACTCGCACACCGGGGGCTGCCTCCTGGTTCCCATTACCTGCCTTCTCGCACCAGCATGGGGGTGGGGCTCTCCCATCCACGGCCTGACACCATCTCTGCCTCACTGCTCAGGTACAGCCCCGCCTCGCGGGTGGTCCGCTTCCTCAAGGGCGCAAACATTGGGCTGCGGCTGGCCGGAGGCAATGACGTGGGCATCTTTGTGTCCGGGGTGCAGGCGGGCAGCCCGGCTGACGGGCAGGGCATCCAGGAGGGAGATGAGATTCTGCAGGTGAGTGGGGGAGGCTGGCGGTGGGCCTGCTGGGTGGTACCCGAGTCTGTTACTGCTTGTGTGTCCTCCCCCGGGGACCCCCTGGGGACTGGCAAGACACCCAGAGACATTCAAACATTTtaaggcttcccagcctggggcaTGACCTTGATGATTGGGTCATGACCTTGTGCATGTCACATCCTTCTTGTCAATGTCATGACCTCGATGTCCAGCTCACGACCTTTCCCAGGTCACTGCCTCGTTATCGATGTCACAGTCTCCTTGTTTGTGTCACTGAGTTGACCGTGTCCTGACCATGTTGCCTGGGCCGCACCCTTGATCCCTGTGTCCATCCACAGTCCCTTTCTGTGCCAACTCCAGTCTCCCGTGTCCGGGTCGCGGCCTTATCCAGGTCGCGCCTTCGTGGTGTGTCTTTAACTCCATGATCATCAGTGTCTGTGACCTGTTGTCTGGGTCTGTATATTGTGTCCCTGTCACGACCCCATGTCTGTCTTGACTCTTTCAAGTATCACAAAATTCTCACCAGTGTCCTGGTTCTGTCACAGCTGTGACCCCTCGTTCCCATGTCTTGATGTTGACAACCCACAGAGCCTCGGTTATGCCTGTACTGACTGCATTCCCTGTATCCTGGTTTCTGGGCCAGAccttcacgtgtgtgtgtgtgtgtgtgtgtgtgtgtgtgagagatgcCCAGGCTGCCACAGGGCAGTGCCCCTTTCGGAAAGCCGTCCCCCGATCTCTGGGGCTCTTGACAGCAGCTCTGGAAGGAGTTGGGTGGAGGGCTTCGTCTGGAGGAAGAGCTGGGATCTTGTGCCCTTGTCCCACCCCTGCACCCACTTCCCGGCAGGTGAACGATACTCCATTCCAGAACCTGACCCGGGAGGAGGCTGTGCAGTTCCTGCTGGAGCTGCCCCCGGGCGAGGAGGTGGAGCTGGTGATGCAGCGGAAGCAGGacagtgagtgtgtgtgagtgtatgtgtgtgagtgtgtgagagcgtgtgtgtctgtgagagtgGCGCTGGGATCCAcggccaggccctggggaggggTCGGGTTTGGGCGGTGGCCCTGCTAGCTCACGGAGCCTCCGTGTCCACAGTCTTCCGGAAGATGGTGCAGTCCCGCGTGGGCGACTCCTTCTACATCCGCATGCACTTTGAGATGGAGCCCAGCCCGCCGTCTGGTCTGGGCTTCACCCGCGGAGACGTCTTCCACGTGCTGGACACGCTGTACCCCGGCCCTGGGCAGAGCCATGCCCGCGGAGGCCACTGGCTGGCGGTGCGCATGGGGCGTGACCTCCGGGAGAAAGAGCGGGGTATCATCCCCAACCAGAGCAGGTGGGGACCGCCCACTGGAACAGGGCACAGCGTCACCACTTAGCATCCTTGGTGATTCACTCTGGGGAGCCATGCAGAAGGCTCAGGGCTGACCAGTCAGTGCTTGTATGAGTTTCCTGCaggtgctgtaacaaattaccacaaacctagGGGCTTTGAACAACACACTTTTATCCTCTCacgttctggaggtcagaaatgagTCTGATGGGGCTAAATCCAGGCGTGGGCAGGGCGGGTCCttccggaggctccaggggagcagCGGTTcccgccttttccagcttctagaggcgccGCATCCCTGGCTCGCGGCCCCTCCTGCATCCTCACAGCCAGCAGCGCAGCCTCTcccgtctctctctgcctctgaccctcccgcctccctcttataaggaccctgtgGTGACACTAGGACCCCCGGGGAATCTAGGGTCATCCCCATCTCAGGGGCCTTAACTTAACCCCACGTGCAAAGTCCCCTTTGCCGTGAGAGGTGACATACTCACAGGTCCCGGGATTAGGCCTTGGACATCTTTGGGGCTGTGATCCTGGACCCCAGTGCTCACtcatctcctctcttctctccaggGCGGAGCAGCTGGCCAGTCTGGAGGCTGCCCAGCGGGCCGTGGGGGTCGGGCCTGGAGCCTCAGCGGGCTCCAGCACACGGGCCGAGTTCTGGCGGCTGCGGGGTCTTCGTCGGGGAGCCAAGAAGACCACCCATCGGAGCCGTGAGGATCTGTCGGCTCTGACCAGACAGGGTCATTACCCACCATATGAACGCGTGGTGCTGCGAGAAGGTGGGCCAGGGTGGGAGGGGCCGAGGGGGGGCCTCAAGTAAGAGTGTTCCGAAGCCACAATCCTTACCTCTCTCCTTCCACCCAAAATACCCCCTTTTGGTTACTTTAGgatgaaaatacacacacacaaaaccagcaCATAGATCCTTTCACTACCCGAGAACCAGGGGTAAAAATAcacctcattcagatttcaggAAGGGAAGAGATTAAGCTCTTGCCCACAGCCTCAGGGCAGAAGGATTAAAACCAGGTGCTgaggctttttaaagaaaatagcaGGTGACTCAGGACCGGAAAGGGCTGAGCTGCTTTCCAGCTGCTGGTCTGTCATCCAGACAAAAAAGACTCAAACATAAAAGGCTACGTACTTAATTTCTACCCCCAGGCAACCAAAGTTTAGAAATCTGAACGTATCAAGTTTTTAAGAGCAAGAGAGAGgcctggaaggagaggagaaaaagagagaagggtcAGGTGTGAAGAGCCCTCTGCTTACTCTCTTTTCTCTGGCCAAGATGCCTTCTGCACCCACTTCCTCACTGGTAAAAGGGAGTATTGGTGAGGCCAGGGGTCAAACAAGCTCTTCctgcaaagggccagacagtattttaggctttgcaggccagatGGTTTCTGTCCAAATGACTCAACTCTGCAGGAAGGCAGGAGAGAGGGGACATGCTGGATGTGGctttgtgccaataaaactttatttacaaaaacaggcagtagaCCGGATGTGGCCTGAGGGTTGTAATGGTTGCCAATCACTGAGTTAGCTGGGTTCAGCTGCTCTGACCCCAAACTGTATAAACAAGAAGTTTCCTTTTCAAGTAACAGTCTCAGTATAAGAAGGCCAAGAGGTCTCACACCTTCCCTTGAAGGATACAACCCAGATTTCACACATCATTCTGCTTGCATCCCATTGGCCAGGATGTAGTCACATGGCCATCCTTAGcttcaagggaggctgggagtTGTAGTCTTTAGCTGGGCAGCTATGGGCCTGGCTAGATCCACTATGGAGAAAGTGGAGAGACAGTTGCACAAGAGGCTAGCAGCCTTTGCCCCGCCTGGGATCCTGATTCTTGTCATTGATTCTCTGCCCCGCAGCCAGTTTCAAGCGCCCGGTGGTGATCCTGGGACCCGTGGCTGACATTGCTATGCAGAAGTTGACTGCTGAGATGCCTGACGAGTTTGAAATTGCAGGTGAGAAACCAGGTCCCATAGCAACCTCATTGGTGAACCATTTCATAACCCTTTCCCAGCCTGGGGTTGAGGCAGCTTGATAAGGGGGCTGCTAATGATGCTGTTTGGGGGAAAGAGTTAGAACAACCATGCCAAACATGAGGCAGATCATCCGCCAGCACCCCCTCCAACCCCTGGGCCAGACATCCTCAATCAATCTTGCCACCCTTTACCTGGATagagcctcagaatccttcttaacACAGTTCACCAAGCAGCCATTGCCAATGGAGCCAATTGGACAATTGCCAGTTGTCTGTTTGTTCAAGAGATTTGTCTATTGAGCTATAGACACAGCATCGAACGAAAACACAGGGTCTCCTGAGGAGACCAAAAATGAACAACTGCAGGAACAATTAAGCTAGAGTAGCGAATCAACAAATTACAGCTCCTGGGCCAAATATGGCTATTTTTATTCAGCCTGCTCATTAAGAATGGTattcagagacttccctggtggtgcagtggttaagaatccacctgccaatgcaggggacatgggttcgagccctggtccgggaagtcccacatgccgcggagcaactaagcctgcgcgccacaactactgagcatgcgctctagtgcccgcgagccacagctactgaagcctgtgcgcctagagcccgtgctctgcaacaagagaagccaccgcaatgagagaagtacatgcaccgcaatgaagagtagcccccgctcaccgcaactagagaaagcccgcgtgccacaacgaagacccaatggcagccaacaataaataaattttaaaaaaaaagaatggtattgatatattttattttatttttgaaataggtgtggctcttttatttatttatttatttttggctgcattgggtcttcgttgctgcgcgtgggcttttctctagttgcggcgagtgggggctactctttgctgaggtgcgcgggcttctcagtgcagtggcttctattgttgtggagcatgggctgtaggcacacgggcttcagtagttgtggcacatgggctcagtagttgtggcgcacgggcttagttgctccgtggcatgtgggatcttcctggaccagggctcaaacccatgtctcctgcattggcaggcggattcttaaccactgcgccaccagggaagcccaagaatggtattgatatattttaaatggttgaaaagaagttaaaacaatttttttgtgacatgtgaaaagaactgaaagctgcaacttgaacagatacttgtacatgAAGATTCATCCTGATTCACAGCAGCCAAAAGACGgacacaacccaagtgtccatcgacaggtgatggataaataaaacgtGCTCCATGCACaccgtggaatattattcagccttaaaaaaggaaggaaattctgacactcactacaacatggatgaacattgaaGACACAATGCTCAGTGAAATAGGTCAGATACAAAAAGGCAAACACTGTCTGATTCCACTCACaggaggtccctagaggagtcacatccacagagacaggaagtagatggtgggggccaggggctgggggagggggatggggagtcagtgtttcatggggacagagtttcagtttgggaagataagaaagttctggagatggatggcggGGATGGTTGCACCACAGTGTGAATGCACTTGATGCCACTGatctgtgcacttaaaaatggttaaggtggtacATGTTATGTTACACACATtttaccacaacaaagagaaaaaaggcaaGTATGCGTCCCCCTCCTTTTAGACCCCAGCATGCCTTCTCTCTCAGCTGCCATGCTATCTAGGAGGGCTTCCTAGAGGTAGCAGTACTCCATCTCAGGTCCTAGAGGACACATAGGGTATGGGAGAGTAGCTTCTTTCGGGTCACAGCCCAAGCAAAGGCCCAGAGTTGGGACCAAACCTGGGAAAGTGAGTGTGTGGAGCACAGACTATGCATCCGTCTCCCCATCATGCCAGTCGTTGGCTCAGTGACTCTGAGCTGGTGACCGTATGTCCctggctcagtttccccatctgccagTAACAGCCACTCCTGTtcaggaggaggaggtgagggtCGTGGTCAGGAGGGGACCCAGTGTGGTGTCAGGAGTGGGGCCAGcaggagctgctgctgctgctgctggtgttaGAATTTCTCTCAAGGGCCATGGGGAGCCATGGTGGGTTCTtgagcaggggaggggcagggagacatGAATTTGAAGGGCCAGTGGACTGCCCTCCCGAAGCTGCCAGTCGCCTCTCCCCTCCACAGAGAGCGTGTCAAGGACCGACAACCCCTCCAAGATCATCAAACTGGACACCGTGCGGGTGATTGCAGAGAAAGTAAGCAAGGCTCTGCTGTGGGTCCCATTTCAtggatggggaaaccgaggcccagtcCTCCAACCTGTTCTGGCCCCACACCCCGCAAATGTGGTTTTCCCCCTCTTGGAGGCTTTGTGATGTGGGGGACTTGAGGGAGACAGAGCccgcccagagtcacacagcagcAAGTcctgggaagaggcagagactCAAACTGGGGCTCCGGTGCTCAAGACACTGTGGCCTGGGCTATCACCAAGCCCCACCCCAACATGCTGGCCTGCAGATGTGAGAGGCTGGGGTCCACTCTGACCTCAGACTcttcatctctgtctctctgattCTTCACCTGTCTCTGATGCTCTGTCTCTGGGTGTTTTTCCCTCcactgtctctctgtctccctcccccacGGCCCCCAACATTGGCCTGGCCCAGGACAAACACGCACTCCTGGACGTGACACCCTCAGCCATTGAGCGCCTTAACTACGTGCAGTACTACCCAATCGTGGTCTTCTGTGTCCCCGAGAGCCGGACAGCCCTCAAGGCACTGCGCCAATGGCTGGCCCCCACCTCCCACCGCAACTCCCGCCGCCTCTACGCTCAGGCCCAGAAGCTGAGGAAGCACAGTGACCACCTCTTCACAGGTGGGGCGGGAGCTGAGGGTCTGGGGTGGGCGGTGGGTCCTGCCCTGAGTCTCCCAGCCATGCTGATGCCCCTCCCCACCGCCCGCAGCCACCATCGCCCTGCAGGGCACAAGCGACTCCTGGTACCAAGAGCTCAAGGCCATCATCCGCGAGCAGCAGACGCGGCCCATCTGGACGGCCGAGGACCAGGTACCTGCCAGGGTTTGGGAACAGTCGCAGTTAGGGCTGGGTTAGGGGCCATGGCCAAGGCCCAGATTTGACCTGAGGCTAGGGTCTGGACCTGGTTCCTGGGGTGAGATGGGATTGGGGTCTTCTCCTGACACTGGAGTCAGGGTTGGGGCTCAGCTCAGATCTGGGGGCTCAGTCTGGACCAAGGTCAATGGTCAGAACTCACCTTGGGGTCAAGGGTTAAGGCTCAATTTGAGGTTGAGGACTGGAGTTTGAAAGGTGGTGTCCCGGGTCTGGggttttctctaagatcagggagGGCCGGGGCTCGGCTCAGCCAGGCCATGTGCACCCGCAGCTGGACAGCTCCTCAGAGGACAACCTGGACCTCCCTCATCGCAGCCTGGCTGACAGCTCCGCGGATCTGAGCTGTGACAGCCGGCTCAACAGTGACTATGAGACAGACGGTGAGGGCGGCGTCTACACGGACGGCGAGGGCTACACGGATGGCGAGGGTGGGCCCCACATGGACGTGGACGAGGGGCCCCTGGCGCCAGCCCTGGTCCGGTCCTCGGAGCCCGTGCTGGAGGATGAGCCTCAGATCCTGCAAGATCACGGCAGATCCTCGGGTCACCGGGGGACCCAGGTGAGCAGAGCACCAGGCTGGCCCCAGCAAGGGTCTCGGGACAGGGCTGAGACACCTAGGGAGCCTATTTTCCACCAGGATGTCGAGGAACAGAAACTTCCCTGACCAGATCAGTAGCTGGGACCTGGATCTAGGGTATTTGAACCACTGAGTCACTTAAAGCAAATATTTAACCTCTGCATGAGTTTCCTTATCTAAGATACAGGGATTGATGGTAAAGTCTTGACGTCACGAGCTtgttattttgctgttgttgttgttttgtttcttggccacacggcttgtgggatcttagttccctgaccagggatcgaacctacgccccctgcagtggaagctcagagtcctaaccactggaccgccagggaattcccacaagcTTGTTGTTTAAACAGAATACACTTAGTCCAAGTCCTGGCCCACGGGAGTCGGGTGTTTAACAATAACAAATATTGACTTAGCACTTATTCTCTGTGCGGCTGCCTCAGCCTCCAAGGTGCCTTTCTGTGAATTTGACAAATTCCTCCAAACCCTCTCTAGGGAAATGTAAAAATGTACGAATCTATGACGTCTCTGGTAGAATGGTGCTCCGTGGGGTTGTGCAGTACCCGACCTGCTCAACTGTCCATGGCATCCTGATTATGGGGCAGGCCCTCCTCTAAGCACTTGACATGTATGAACTCATTTATGAGCTCCTGAGAACAGCCCTCTGAGGAAAGTCACAGATGGGAAACCCCACTCCCCCTTTGCTGACAGGCTGGGAGatcacagccaaggccttcccctgTCCCAGgctgttttctcatttaaaattggGGATGAGCTCCAGACTTCTGTGGGGACAAGGAGAAAGCCTGTGGGTAGCACTGCCGGGGGCAaaggtggggaggtgggatggggtggtTACTCATCCCAGTTTATCATACTTGGGGGTAAGTGTTAAcctcctttctccctctgcaaGGTGGATGGCCGCCACCCACAGGGTCAATGGCGACAGGACAGCATGCGGTAAGAGCCCCTGTACTCCACATTGGGGGCCCTCAACCCTCCCCCTGGGACTCAGGGTGTGGGGTGGAGAAGAGACCTAGAACCAAGCTATGCCTTCGTGGTGTTGGGAGCCTCCTGGGTGAGAGAGAGCCAGA includes:
- the TJP3 gene encoding tight junction protein ZO-3 produces the protein MAVRFQVLDMEELTIWEQHTATISKDPRRGFGIAISGGRDRPSGSVVVSDVVPGGPAEGRLQTGDHIVMVNGVSMESVTSTFAIQILKTCTKVANITVKRPRKVQLPTTKATSGLGHQDSDEEDGPRRLDEADHGQGYEGDTSSGSGHSWGERSRRPRTGRRSRAGSHGRRSPGGGSEANGLALVSGFKRLPRQDVQMRPVKSVLVRRRDSDDFGVKLGSQIFIKHITESGLAARNSRLQEGDLILQINGVSSENLSLSDTRQLIEKSEGKLTLLVLRDRGQFLVNIPPAVSDSDSSLLEDISDLGSELSQAPPSHVPPPPQHGQRSPDASRTSSPMESPQLRQESSVDSRTASEPGEQRSDSPRQRSCDMHSVPSGQSVEDHGYSPASRVVRFLKGANIGLRLAGGNDVGIFVSGVQAGSPADGQGIQEGDEILQVNDTPFQNLTREEAVQFLLELPPGEEVELVMQRKQDIFRKMVQSRVGDSFYIRMHFEMEPSPPSGLGFTRGDVFHVLDTLYPGPGQSHARGGHWLAVRMGRDLREKERGIIPNQSRAEQLASLEAAQRAVGVGPGASAGSSTRAEFWRLRGLRRGAKKTTHRSREDLSALTRQGHYPPYERVVLREASFKRPVVILGPVADIAMQKLTAEMPDEFEIAESVSRTDNPSKIIKLDTVRVIAEKDKHALLDVTPSAIERLNYVQYYPIVVFCVPESRTALKALRQWLAPTSHRNSRRLYAQAQKLRKHSDHLFTATIALQGTSDSWYQELKAIIREQQTRPIWTAEDQLDSSSEDNLDLPHRSLADSSADLSCDSRLNSDYETDGEGGVYTDGEGYTDGEGGPHMDVDEGPLAPALVRSSEPVLEDEPQILQDHGRSSGHRGTQVDGRHPQGQWRQDSMRTYERDALRKKFTRARDVESSDEDGYDWGPATDL